In Nitrospira sp., one genomic interval encodes:
- a CDS encoding DUF1328 domain-containing protein → MFLKWAAIFFVIAMAAGAMGFGGVAQGAAEIAQILFYIFLAICGAFLVAGILIAEKLTS, encoded by the coding sequence ATGTTTCTGAAGTGGGCTGCCATTTTCTTCGTCATCGCCATGGCTGCCGGGGCGATGGGATTCGGCGGCGTCGCGCAAGGCGCCGCGGAGATTGCGCAGATCCTGTTCTACATCTTCTTGGCGATCTGCGGAGCGTTTTTGGTGGCGGGCATCCTCATCGCGGA